Proteins encoded together in one Hevea brasiliensis isolate MT/VB/25A 57/8 chromosome 16, ASM3005281v1, whole genome shotgun sequence window:
- the LOC110631848 gene encoding uncharacterized protein LOC110631848 yields the protein MQKKRRRSINHAGIMATPTTPAVDSAASADELTVKAVHKRYEGLVMVRTKAIKGKGAWYWEHLEPMLVHNTETGLPKAVKLRCSLCDAVFSASNPSRTASEHLKRGTCPNFNSLPKPISSISPSSNTAVASPSSGSGTAVLATAASVVHNNRKRSAGASSRGMSASSYPMTAVATVASVTPYQVSPLAIVDPSRFSGELAVLPQQPHLMLSGGKEDLGALAMLEDSVKKLKSPKTSPGLALSKAQIDCALDYLADWVYESCGSVSFSALEHPKFRAFLNQVGLPAVSRREFCGGRLDVKFEDAKVESEARIRDAMFFQIASDGWKVKSFSGFSGMNLVNLTVNLPNGTSLYRRAVFVTGSVPSRYAEEILWETISGICGNAVQQCVGIVADRFKAKALRNLENQNHWMVNLSCQFQGFTSLIKDFSKELPLFKTVTENCFKLANFVNNKPQIRNSFRKYQLQENGHAGLLRVPLREYEKMDFGPVYAMLEDVLSSARALPLVLLDESYKRVSMEDPTAREVAEIIRDVGFWNELEAVHSLVKLIKEMAQEIETERPLVGQCLPLWDQLRVKVKDWCSKFHIAEGAVEKVIERRFKKNYHPAWAAAYVLDPLYLLRDASGKYLPPFKCLTPEQEKDVDKLITRLVSMKEAHIALMEIMKWRTEGLDPVYARAVQMKERNPITGKMKIANPQSSRLVWETYLTEFKLLGKVAVRLIFLHATACGFKCNWSLLKWVCAHGHSRATMDKAQKLVFIAAHSKLERREFSSDEDKDAELLALANGEDDVLNEVLVDTSSM from the exons ATGCAAAAGAAACGCCGCCGGTCAATAAACCACGCTGG AATAATGGCAACTCCCACTACACCCGCGGTGGACTCTGCAGCCTCCGCAGACGAGCTCACCGTCAAGGCCGTACACAAACGCTATGAAGGTCTCGTCATGGTTAGAACCAAAGCGATAAAGGGCAAAGGCGCATGGTATTGGGAGCACTTGGAGCCCATGCTGGTCCACAACACCGAGACCGGCCTTCCTAAAGCGGTCAAGCTCCGGTGTTCCTTATGTGACGCCGTTTTCTCCGCCTCCAATCCCTCTCGTACTGCCTCTGAGCATCTGAAACGAGGGACGTGCCCGAATTTTAACTCGCTTCCCAAACCCATTTCGTCTATCTCCCCGTCTTCGAACACAGCCGTAGCTTCGCCGTCAAGTGGTAGCGGCACTGCTGTTTTGGCTACTGCTGCTTCTGTGGTACACAATAACCGAAAACGTTCTGCTGGTGCAAGTTCTAGGGGGATGTCTGCTTCGTCGTATCCCATGACGGCTGTGGCTACTGTTGCTTCCGTCACTCCGTACCAAGTAAGTCCTCTTGCCATCGTGGATCCATCAAGATTTTCAGGGGAGCTAGCAGTGTTGCCTCAGCAACCGCATTTGATGCTTTCTGGTGGTAAGGAGGATTTGGGTGCTTTAGCCATGTTGGAAGACAGTGTAAAGAAGTTGAAAAGTCCTAAAACTTCTCCAGGTCTGGCTTTGAGCAAGGCCCAGATTGACTGCGCCCTTGATTATTTAGCTGATTGGGTCTATGAGTCTTGTGGGTCTGTCTCGTTTTCGGCTCTCGAACACCCTAAATTTCGGGCATTCTTGAATCAAGTCGGCTTACCTGCGGTTTCTAGAAGAGAGTTTTGCGGTGGTAGACTAGATGTTAAGTTTGAGGACGCTAAGGTTGAGTCTGAGGCAAGGATTAGAGATGCTATGTTTTTTCAAATTGCATCTGATGGCTGGAAAGTCAAGAGTTTCAGCGGTTTTAGTGGCATGAATTTGGTGAATTTGACAGTGAATTTGCCTAATGGAACTAGTTTGTATCGGAGGGCTGTGTTTGTTACTGGTTCAGTGCCTTCTAGGTACGCAGAAGAGATTTTATGGGAGACCATATCAGGAATTTGTGGGAATGCAGTGCAGCAGTGTGTCGGGATAGTTGCAGACAGGTTTAAGGCTAAGGCATTGAGAAATTTAGAGAATCAGAATCACTGGATGGTCAATCTTTCTTGTCAGTTTCAAGGGTTTACTAGTTTAATAAAAGACTTTAGCAAGGAGCTTCCACTGTTCAAGACTGTCACTGAGAATTGCTTCAAGCTTGCAAATTTTGTCAATAACAAGCCTCAAATTCGAAATAGTTTCCGTAAGTATCAATTGCAGGAGAACGGGCATGCAGGATTGCTGAGAGTGCCCTTGCGCGAGTATGAGAAGATGGATTTTGGTCCTGTGTATGCGATGCTAGAGGATGTATTGAGCTCAGCTCGAGCACTGCCATTGGTTTTACTAGATGAATCGTATAAGAGAGTGTCCATGGAGGATCCAACAGCAAGAGAAGTTGCTGAGATTATTAGAGATGTGGGTTTTTGGAATGAATTAGAGGCGGTGCACTCATTGGTTAAGTTGATCAAGGAAATGGCTCAGGAGATCGAAACAGAGAGGCCATTGGTTGGGCAATGCCTGCCACTTTGGGACCAGCTAAGGGTAAAAGTGAAGGATTGGTGTTCAAAGTTCCACATTGCAGAAGGAGCCGTGGAGAAAGTGATTGAAAGACGGTTTAAGAAGAATTATCATCCTGCTTGGGCTGCTGCATACGTACTCGATCCACTTTATCTCCTTAGAGACGCTAGTGGCAAGTACCTTCCTCCTTTCAAATGCTTAACTCCTGAGCAGGAAAAAGATGTAGACAAGCTCATAACCAGGCTTGTCTCCATGAAGGAGGCTCATATTGCATTAATGGAAATTATGAAATGGAGAACAGAAGGGCTTGATCCAGTGTATGCAAGAGCAGTCCAAATGAAGGAAAGGAATCCCATTACGGGAAAGATGAAAATTGCCAATCCGCAAAGTAGTAGGCTTGTGTGGGAGACTTATCTTACCGAGTTTAAATTATTAGGGAAAGTTGCAGTTAGGCTTATTTTTCTTCATGCAACTGCATGTGGGTTCAAATGCAATTGGTCTTTGTTGAAATGGGTGTGTGCCCATGGGCATTCAAGAGCAACCATGGACAAGGCACAAAAGTTGGTATTCATTGCAGCTCATTCCAAGCTTGAGAGGCGGGAGTTTTCTAGCGATGAAGACAAGGATGCAGAGCTTCTCGCATTAGCAAATGGTGAGGATGATGTGCTGAATGAGGTTCTTGTTGATACATCCTCAAtgtga